The genomic segment AACACGGGCGCGGCCGCGGCCCCCACCGTGACCGCCCCGACCGGCGTGGCCGCCACCGCCTTCACCCTGAAGCAGGAAGGCTCGTGGACCACCCCCTACGGCGTGCCCACCCCGGACGCCGCCCCGAACGGCAGCGGTGTGTTCGTGGAGGTCCGCTGGTGCTACACCAACGTGGCCGCCAAGCCCTTCGCGTTCGACATCGAGCGCTCCAGCGACGGCACGACCTTCACGAAGATCGGCACGGTGGGCGGCGGCGCGGACGCGGCGGCCTGCAACGCCGACCAGTCCCTGCGGCCCTTCAACTTCAAGGACACCAGCGCTGACCTGAGCGTCGGGAAGACCTTCACGTACCGCGTCAAGGCGCGCGGCGCGAACACCGTGGCCGGCACGGACAGCAAGACCACGCCCCTGGCGCAGTTCACGCCGACCTTCATCGCCCCGGCCGACGAGACGACCGGCGTGAGCCTGACCCCCACCTTCGTGATCGGCCAGAACCAGACCGCCATCGGCGCGGACGGCGCGGCATACAACCTGAGCGTCACGGACCTGATGACGCAGGGCGGCTACACCCTGCCCGGCAGCGCCGGCAACGCCCTGATCCGCGTGGAGGAAGGCACCGGCACGGCCGGGAACGGCATTCCCGCCGGGCAGTCCCTGGTGTTCACCCGCACCGGCACCCGCTTCGGCGGCCCCACCACCGCCGCCAGCATCCTGACCGACACCAGCGGACGGTACCTGGCCAGCAAACCCAACCTGTTCCCGGTCGACACGGCCGCGCATACCGTCAGCATGCCCTGGAACGTGCTGGTCAGCACGCCCCTGCAGGCCCTGCGCCCCTACAAGTGGCAGATGAACTCCGGCGTGGCGTACAAGTACGCGCCCACCGAAGGCAACCGCATCTCGGCGTACTCGGTGTACACCTGGCAGTCCGGCCTGGTCGGCCCGATCAACCAGACGCGCGCCGTGAACCTCAACTGGGATTTCATCACCGGCGAGAAGTGACCCCCGGCCGCCCCCGTTTCCCCACCGCACCGACACTCCACAGCGAGGCCCCACGATGCCCATGAACCCGTCCACCCTTGCCCGCACCCTGGGCGTCCTGAGCGTGACCGCCCTGCTGGCCGCCTGCTCGCAGCAGACGCCCGCCGCCGCCACCCCCAGCCCCGCCACCCCCGCCAGCGAGATCGCCCTGAACGCCGGGCAGTCCTACGTGAAGAACGAACTGGTCGTCGGGTACGACAGCGAGGCCAGCCTGAACGCCGCCGCCGCCAGCCTGGGCGGCACGGTCGTGCGCACCATCCCGGAAATCCGCACCGCGCTGATCCGCGTCAGCGGCGACGCCCTGAAGGCCAGCGCCCTGGCCGCCAACCTGAACGGCCTGCGCTACGCCAGCGTGAACACCGTCGTGCAGCCCGAGAAGGCCCCGACCGTCCAGCCCACCAGCCTGACGCCGCAGGCCGCCAGCGCCGACCAGATCTTCGACAAACTCCCGCAGTACGCGCTTGACCCCCGCCACCTGAACGCCAAGGTCGCCTGGGACAAGGGCCTGACCGGCAAGGGCGTGCTGGTCGCGCTGATCGACGATCCGGCCGACGTGACCCACCCGGACCTCGCGCCCAACTGGGCCGGGAAGGCCTTCGACCCCCTGGAAGCGAAGGTGTACACCGACGGCGCGGCCTGGAAGGCACACTTCCAGAAACCCGAGAACGAGCACGGCACGTACGTGTCCTCCAGCATGATCGCCGCGAAGAACGGCGAGGGCATCGTGGGCCTCGCCTACGAGGCGAAGTTCATGCCGGTCGTGATGTTCGATCCCGGCGGGTACTCCAGCTTCAACATCGCGCTGGGAGCGGTGTGGGCCACGAACAACGGCGCGCGCGTCATCAACAACTCCTGGGGCGGCGGCGTGAGCTTCGGACCGGTCAAGGACGCCTTCGACTACGCCATGTCGCGCGGCACCACTGTCGTCGCCAGCATGGGCAACTCGTACCACGACGAGTTCCAGTACCCGGCGGCGCTGCCCGGCATCATCGCGTCCGGCGCGATCGACGGCAGCAACCGCAAGGTCACCTTCAGCACCAGCGGCCGTCACATCTCCAGCAGCGCCCCCGGGCAGGACACCATGCTCGCCAACCCCACCTGGCTGGGCGGCGGGTACGCCCTGATATCCGGCACCAGCTTCTCGTCGCCGTACACGGCCGCCGTGGCCGCGCTGGTCCTGCAGAAATGCCCGGCCGCCACGCCCTACCAGGTGCGCCGCGTGATGGAGATGAACGCCAACGGCGCCATCGGCAGCAACCCCACGGGCTTCGACCGTGACACCGGCTGGGGCGGCCTGGACGCCGGGAAGATCGCGCAGACCCTCACCGACTGCGCCGCGCTGCCCGAGAAGGGCGCGAACGTGCACGTGAACCTCGCGTACGTGAACGGCAACGGCACCCAGAAGGGCCTGCTGGGCGACGTGATCCTGCGCGGCCAGGGCATGCGCGCCGGCGCGACCGACGACCCCACCCCGCTGTACGTCAGCCCCACCGACGAGAACGGCGACGTGCGCTTCAGCGAGATCAAGCCCGGCACGTACGACGTGTACGTGGCTGGCCCCGACCTGAGCGCCACCGGCGGCGCCACCGAGGACCGCGGCCGGTTCACGGGCACGCTGGTCGCCACGAGCGGCAGCACGTACTTCAAACCCGACGAGGCGCGCGTGCTGCTGCCCGCCACCTTCGTCGAAACCAACCCCACCGACCCCTACGAACCCAACGACAGCGAGGCGGACGCCAAACCCATCGCCTACGGCCAGACGACGCAGCAGGCGTACATCTACGGTCAGGACATGGACTACGACTACTTCACCTTCACGGGCGCCGCCGGTGACGCCATCAAGGCCGAGATGCTGGCCGCCGCGCAGCTGGGCGGCAAACTGGACGCCTACCTGTACCTGCTCGACAGCACCGGCAAGGTCATCGCCGAGAACGACGACCGCGGCACCCCCCGCATCGACAGTGACAGCGAGATCACCTTCACGCTGCCTGCCGCCGGCAGGTACTACCTCGTGGCGACGAGCTACAGCATCACCGAGGGCGGCGTGGACAGCGACCCCTTCAACAAGTACCGCCTGAAACTCAGCAAAACCAACTGACCGCTGCCGTCAGAGGCCCCGAACAGCGGGTGCAGGCGGAGTCGACAGACGCGCCGACTGCCCCGCGACGGGACCGAAAGCCGCTGTGAGCGCGGGTACAGCAACTCCCCCCATCCGCAACGGTGGGGGGAGTTGCCGTACCCGCGCCGGAGGGACGACGGCAGGAGCGCCGGGCACCCCGCTGGTTCGTGCGCCGGGTCATACGGACTGTCGTCTGTTTCGCCCTCCACCCGGAACGTCACCGGGTTGCCAACTCCCGGCCCGACAGTCCTCTGTGCTCCCACCCTGCGGCGCAGCCCTGCGGGTCCGCCCGGGTTGAACGGGGTTGGTCGACCGTTCAACCGGAGTCCGTAGCGAACAGGGGCGGCGGGACGCGCGGCCCGTCGCCTGAACGCTAGCCTGGGCGCATGACCTTCCCCGAGTTCACGGCCGAGCAGGCGCAGGTGGTGGCCCGCGCCGTCCACGCCATTCAGGAACACGCGCCCGAGTGCGAGGCGGCGCAGGACGTGACGCCGGGGGCGGCACTGGCCCTCTCGCAGAGCGGGTACACGCGCCTGACCGTGCCCACGGACGCAGGTGGACTGGGCGCATCCCTGGGCGTGTTCGCGCGCGCGCAGGCCAGGGTGGGCCGCGCGGACGCCAGCCTCGCGCTGATCCTGGCGATGCACGGGCACGTGACGGGCGCGGCATTCCAGGGGGGCAGCCTGCCGCCGCACCTGCTGGACGCCGTGGCGGGCGCGGGCGTGCGCGGCGAGCTGCTGAACGCCCTGGCGAGCGAGCCGGAGCTGGGCAGCCCGTCGCGCGGGGGGCTGCCGCGCACGGTGGCG from the Deinococcus depolymerans genome contains:
- a CDS encoding S8 family serine peptidase, which encodes MNPSTLARTLGVLSVTALLAACSQQTPAAATPSPATPASEIALNAGQSYVKNELVVGYDSEASLNAAAASLGGTVVRTIPEIRTALIRVSGDALKASALAANLNGLRYASVNTVVQPEKAPTVQPTSLTPQAASADQIFDKLPQYALDPRHLNAKVAWDKGLTGKGVLVALIDDPADVTHPDLAPNWAGKAFDPLEAKVYTDGAAWKAHFQKPENEHGTYVSSSMIAAKNGEGIVGLAYEAKFMPVVMFDPGGYSSFNIALGAVWATNNGARVINNSWGGGVSFGPVKDAFDYAMSRGTTVVASMGNSYHDEFQYPAALPGIIASGAIDGSNRKVTFSTSGRHISSSAPGQDTMLANPTWLGGGYALISGTSFSSPYTAAVAALVLQKCPAATPYQVRRVMEMNANGAIGSNPTGFDRDTGWGGLDAGKIAQTLTDCAALPEKGANVHVNLAYVNGNGTQKGLLGDVILRGQGMRAGATDDPTPLYVSPTDENGDVRFSEIKPGTYDVYVAGPDLSATGGATEDRGRFTGTLVATSGSTYFKPDEARVLLPATFVETNPTDPYEPNDSEADAKPIAYGQTTQQAYIYGQDMDYDYFTFTGAAGDAIKAEMLAAAQLGGKLDAYLYLLDSTGKVIAENDDRGTPRIDSDSEITFTLPAAGRYYLVATSYSITEGGVDSDPFNKYRLKLSKTN